The proteins below are encoded in one region of Ereboglobus luteus:
- a CDS encoding GNAT family N-acetyltransferase: MPTFETRLMQAGDWDEVARLIHASLNLWYEKNRGYRLVSGGWETMLLFPRVYEDLDPGCCVMAVETSSQRIAGVCFFHPRPTHVALGIMNTHPDFFGNGVASLMLRYITDDAKRRGVPVRLVSAATNVDSFSLYNKAGFVPTRFFQDMTVRVPESGFDVAAPHGWTFRDATVGDIPQIVALERELAHIEREKDYHFFLRNPGGIWHMSVLVGPDGELGGFLASVNDPGSNMLGPGVARNEELAAALVRGELGFHRGCSPVWLVPSESRRLVDAMYAIGTKNCELHITQVLGDYTRETGIVFPTFMPETG, from the coding sequence ATGCCGACTTTTGAAACACGACTCATGCAGGCGGGCGACTGGGACGAGGTTGCCCGGTTAATCCATGCCTCGCTCAACCTTTGGTATGAAAAGAACCGCGGCTACCGGCTCGTGAGCGGCGGCTGGGAAACGATGCTGCTGTTCCCTCGCGTTTACGAGGACCTTGATCCCGGCTGCTGCGTGATGGCCGTGGAAACCTCGTCACAGCGTATCGCGGGCGTGTGTTTTTTTCACCCGCGGCCCACGCACGTCGCCCTCGGCATCATGAACACGCATCCCGATTTTTTCGGGAACGGCGTCGCCTCCCTGATGCTCCGGTATATCACCGACGATGCGAAGCGGCGGGGAGTGCCCGTGCGGCTTGTGTCAGCCGCGACCAATGTCGATTCATTCTCCCTTTACAACAAGGCGGGGTTTGTGCCGACGCGGTTTTTTCAAGACATGACGGTCAGGGTTCCCGAAAGCGGTTTCGATGTCGCCGCCCCGCACGGCTGGACTTTTCGCGACGCGACCGTCGGGGACATCCCTCAAATCGTCGCGCTCGAAAGGGAGCTCGCGCACATTGAGCGGGAAAAGGATTATCATTTCTTTTTGCGCAATCCCGGCGGCATCTGGCACATGAGCGTCCTGGTCGGGCCGGATGGCGAACTCGGCGGGTTTCTCGCCTCGGTTAATGACCCCGGGAGCAACATGCTCGGTCCCGGCGTGGCACGCAACGAGGAGCTGGCTGCGGCCTTGGTGCGCGGGGAACTTGGATTCCATCGCGGTTGCTCGCCGGTCTGGCTTGTCCCGTCCGAGTCTCGTCGGTTGGTGGATGCGATGTATGCGATCGGGACGAAAAACTGCGAGCTGCACATCACGCAAGTTCTCGGGGATTATACGCGGGAAACAGGCATCGTCTTCCCCACGTTCATGCCCGAAACAGGATGA
- a CDS encoding winged helix-turn-helix transcriptional regulator, which produces MMKKNYIPCPVETTLQLLENRWRVLIIYDLIGGKKRFGELKRNISGISQRSLTLNLRSMEERGLIERKVYAEIPPKVEYTLSSIGRSLIPILKSMERWGTDYKKLPMPLPAKHSL; this is translated from the coding sequence ATGATGAAAAAGAATTATATACCATGTCCCGTCGAAACGACGCTGCAACTGCTGGAAAACAGGTGGCGCGTCCTGATTATCTATGATTTGATCGGGGGTAAGAAAAGATTCGGCGAACTGAAAAGAAACATATCCGGCATTTCCCAGCGTTCGCTGACACTAAATCTTCGATCAATGGAAGAAAGGGGGCTGATTGAAAGAAAGGTTTATGCCGAAATCCCGCCAAAAGTAGAATATACCTTATCATCGATTGGCAGGAGCCTGATTCCGATATTAAAATCAATGGAACGCTGGGGCACGGATTATAAAAAATTGCCCATGCCATTGCCGGCGAAACATTCTTTATAA
- a CDS encoding DJ-1/PfpI family protein produces MIKKTVLFVVLEQYADWEHAFLSTSLQHGINGKEPSCEVKVVSPGQGPIHSNGGFTTIPDYDIDNVPEDYAGLILVGGYSWFSESTGKLTEGAQRIIPLVEKAFAKGKVIGAICNGTVFLGMAGFLNVRKHTSNGIENLEKLAGSNYAGKANYRDAQAVRDGNLITANGTGFLEFSRECMLALDAYSGGDIEANYSFFKNGLCQ; encoded by the coding sequence ATGATCAAGAAAACAGTGTTGTTTGTTGTTTTGGAGCAATATGCCGATTGGGAACATGCTTTCCTTTCCACATCGCTGCAACATGGAATTAATGGGAAAGAGCCTTCTTGCGAGGTGAAAGTTGTGTCGCCCGGTCAAGGCCCCATACACTCCAATGGCGGATTCACCACCATTCCGGACTATGATATTGATAATGTGCCCGAGGATTATGCGGGCCTGATTCTTGTCGGAGGGTATTCCTGGTTTTCCGAAAGCACGGGAAAGCTAACGGAAGGAGCCCAGCGGATAATTCCCCTGGTCGAAAAAGCATTCGCCAAGGGGAAGGTGATTGGCGCCATTTGTAATGGCACTGTATTCCTGGGCATGGCCGGTTTTCTGAACGTCCGCAAACATACCAGTAATGGGATTGAAAACTTGGAGAAACTGGCGGGAAGCAACTACGCCGGAAAAGCCAACTATCGGGATGCGCAAGCTGTGCGGGACGGAAATCTGATCACGGCCAACGGGACCGGATTTCTAGAGTTCAGCAGGGAATGCATGCTTGCCTTGGATGCTTATTCCGGGGGCGACATAGAGGCCAACTACAGTTTTTTCAAAAACGGCTTGTGCCAATGA